DNA sequence from the Rubripirellula tenax genome:
CACAACGATCGCCGAACTACGCCAAGCGCGCATGTTGCTGAACTTGGTCGCCGAAGATTTGAATGACGCGGGCATTCCGTACCGCGGTGATATCCCGGTCGGCATGATGGTGGAAGTCCCCGCCGCCGTGATGATGCTCGACCATTTTGTTCGCGAAGTCGACTTCATTTCGATCGGGACCAACGACCTCGCCCAGTACACGTTGGCCGTCGACCGAAGCAACGAATCCGTAGCCGACCTTTACCAGTCAAGCGACCCGGCAGTGCTACGGCTGATCCGCCACTGTGTCCAGGTCGCGGATGAATCGAAAACGCCGCTGGCCGTATGTGGTGAAATGAGCAGCATGCCGGCGCGGGCACTGTTGCTGTTGGGCATGGGTGTTCGCAACTTGAGTGTGCCGCCGTCGAGTTTGCCACGTGTCAAGAAAGCGATTCGCAGCGTCACGGTCCAACAGTGTTGTGAGATCGCCGAGCGCGTCATGAAGCTCGAAGCCGCCCGCGACGTGGATATGTATTTGCTCGACCGACTCGGCAGTTTGGTGCCCGAATTGGTTGTTACTTAAAACCCTAGCCTTTGAATCTTTGATTCGTGACCGAAACTTCCACCACCACCGATGAACTGACCAACGCAGGCGATGACTCGTCCGCGGCGATGTGCGCTCAGCAGCGCATTCGGTACCGGGTGCGGTTCGCAAAGACGGGATTGCTGCGTTGGATCGGTCATCAAGACATGATCCGATTGTGGGAACGGATCGCCCGTCGCGCCGACTTGAAACTGTCGATGACCGAAGGCTTCACACCCAAGCCGCGGTTCGTATTTCCGTCGGCGTTGGCGCTGGGCGCCGAGGGCGTCAACGAAGTCGTTGAGATCGAGTTGGCGGAATCGATCGCGCCCACCGAGATGCTCAATCGCTTGGTCCGCGACAACCAACCGGGGCTGTCGATCAACCGCGTTTCCCGATTGCCCGACGGTTTTGGCAAGGCCCAACTGATACGAACCGATTATCGCGTGTCTGCGCCGACCGGCGTGGATGGCCACGACGTGGTCATCAATTGGAACCGGATCGGCGAATCGATCGACGCCCTGTTGTCAAAAGAATCGATCACGATCGAGCGAAAAAAGAAGGCCGTCACGCTGGTGGTCCAACAACAGATTCACGAACTTCGCGTCGACGACGAATCGATCGTGTTGTCGTTGATCGCAACCAACTCTGCATCGCTGCGCCCCAACGATGTGTTAACGCTGCTTAGCCTTGACAATTGGATCGACGGCGGAGCCACGATCACACGAACCAACGTCCACTTGGACAACGAATTTGAAACCAGCGATCTCGACGAGATCGCTACCCGTAAACAATCACCGCCAGCGTCCATGCGATTGACGCAAACTTTGCAATCGCATCAAGCCGGCCCAACACCCGTAAGAGGTGCTTAACGATGAAAAAAGAAATGCTGATCAATGTGCTGCAACCCGAAGAGTGCCGCATAGCCGTGTTGGAAAACAACCGGCTGGAAGAACTGTACATGGAACGCAAAAGCGTCGAAGCGTTTGCGGGCAACATTTACCGCGGCAAAATCGTCAATCTTGAACCCAGTATCCAAGCGGCATTCGTCGACTTTGGCGTTGGTCGAAATGGATTCCTGCACATCAGCGATGTCGAACCCCAATACTTTCGCCAAGGCGGTTACGACCCTGCCGAAGTGATGCGTGAATCGGACGAGATGGCCGAAGTGGCCGCCAAGCGAGCTCGCGAATCTGGCCGTGGATCCAAGCACGCATTCAAGGGCGGTCGCCCTCGTGTCAAACCTCCGATTCAAGAAATTTTTCGACGCGGCGACGAAGTCTTGGTGCAAGTCATCAAAGAAGGCATTGGTACCAAGGGGCCGACGCTTAGCACCTACATTTCGATCCCCGGTCGTTACTTGGTGTTGATGCCGTCGCTGCTTCGCGTCGGTGTCAGCCGCAAGATCGAAGACGAAGATGATCGCAAGCGATTGAAGCGATGCCTGTTGGCGCTCAACCCGCCCAAGGGACTCGGCTTCATCGTTCGTACCGCCGGAGCGGGTCGCAAAGAGAACGAACTCGAAAATGACCTCGAGTACTTGCTGCGACTTTGGAAAGCGATCGTCAAACGGATCAAGTCAACGACCGAACCGGGCGTGATCTACGAAGAAAGCGATCTGATCATCCGAACCATCCGGGACATCTACAGCGATGACATCGATCAAATTTTGGTCGACGAAAAAGAGTCGTACGAGAAGGCCCGTGACTTCTTGAAGATGTGCATGCCGCGAGTCGTCGAACGGCTGAAATTCTATGACAGCGACGTGCCACTGTTCCACAAGTACAAGTTGGAACAAGAGATCGTGAAGATCAACACTCGCCAAGTTCAGTTGCGTGACGGCGGCTCGATCGTGATCGATCCCACCGAAGCGTTGGTTGCGATCGACGTCAACAGCGGCAATTTCCGCGGCAACGATTCGGCGGAAGAAAACGCTTTCCGACTGAATATGGCGGCGGCGAAAGAAATCGCGCGTCAATTACGACTGCGTGACCTTGGCGGCGTGATCGTCAATGACTTCATCGACATGCGCAAAGAAAGCCACCGCCGCAAAGTCGAACGCACTCTGCGGGATGCGATGGCGACGGACCGCGCGCGAACCAAAATCTTGCGGACGAGTCCGTTCGGTTTGATCGAGATGACCCGTCAACGGATTCGTCCGAGTCTGAAACGGAGCATTTACAACGATTGCCCTTGCTGCGAAGGACGCGGGTTGGTCAAGACGGCCGAGAGCATGTCGATCGAGGTGATCCGGACTTTGGCGCTTGCGTCGAAGAACACGCACATCGAACGGGTCACGATCCGAGTCAACGATCAAGTCGCCGCGCACCTGAACAACCGCAAGCGTCGGGACGTCATGCTATTGGAAGACACCGGAAAGATGTCCGTACAGATTCTGGGCAGCGAAGCGCTCTACCCCGAACACCTCGAACTCGATTGCCGCGACAAAAACGGCGAACGCGTCGAGATCGATAGCTGAGGGAGGAGTTTACAGGCGTCAGGTTTCAGGCAACAGGATTTGCTTGGAACCGACGCTGCACCACCTCTACCTATTTGCTGTTTCCTAAAACCTGTCACCTGAAACCTGTTGCCTACTCCGCCATGATCGAACTCGGCGTCAACATTGATCACGTCGCGACCGTGCGTCAGGCTCGGCGGACGTATGAACCCGATCCGGTCGTTGCCGCGGCGCTGGCCGAACAGGGTGGCGCCGACGGGATCACGTTTCACCTGCGCGAAGATCGACGTCACATTCAAGATCGCGACGTCGAGATCCTGAAAGCGACGGTGACAGTGAAGACGAATTTCGAGTTGGCGTGCGCCGACGAAGTCGTCGCGATCTGTTGTCGCACGCAACCGAATTGGGGATTGTTGGTACCCGAGAGTCGCGAAGAAGTGACGACCGAGGGTGGATTGAATGTGACCGGAGATGCGGGTCGCGTCAAAGCCGCCGTCGCACGATTGAAAGAAGCCGGTATTTTGGTGAGCCTATTCATCGACCCGGATCTGGATCAGGTCCGCGCGTCTGCCGAATTGGGCGTCGACGCAGTCGAACTGCACACCGGGCCGTACGCGATCGCAGGTCGAGAAGATCAAAAACGAGAACTCGACCGTTTGGCCGCCGCTGGACGCGAGGTCACCGCCGCGGGCATGCGACTGCACGCCGGGCACGGGCTGAACTACATCAATGTTCGCGACGTTGCGAAGCTGCCCGATATGATCGAGCTGAATATCGGCCACTCGATCGTCAGCCGGGCGGTCATGGTCGGCATGAAAGAGGCTGTTTCGGAGATGCGGCGAATTTTGGATCTTTGCGCGCCGTAGGTTAGACCAGTCCTTTAACCAAGAAACGTTTGATGATGACACGACTTTCGATTCCATTGGGACTGTTGATTGCTTTCGGTTCGTCCGCGATCGCGGAAGAGAAGCGTGTTGGCGAACGTCGAGCACCGGCGCCGACAGTTTCAAGTGATCAGCTGCGGGGGATTTTCTTTGACGACCTGAGCGAGGCAATACGAGGCGAGCGACCATTGCTGTCGACGCTTCGCAAGTCAGCCGAAGCGATGCAATCGAAGGCCGCATCGAAAGTCGCCAGCAGCGATGGCGAGCCGACCAACGATACGTGGTCGCGATTGATTTCACCGGTATCGTTGGAGGACGAGGTGAAACGAGTCCGTCTGCATTTCGATTCGATCGTCACAACGCCCGGCGCGTTCAACAGCGGTGGATATCAAGATGCTCGTTTGGATCTGACCGTTTTGGCGACACTGTTTGCCATCATCCA
Encoded proteins:
- a CDS encoding pyridoxine 5'-phosphate synthase, with product MIELGVNIDHVATVRQARRTYEPDPVVAAALAEQGGADGITFHLREDRRHIQDRDVEILKATVTVKTNFELACADEVVAICCRTQPNWGLLVPESREEVTTEGGLNVTGDAGRVKAAVARLKEAGILVSLFIDPDLDQVRASAELGVDAVELHTGPYAIAGREDQKRELDRLAAAGREVTAAGMRLHAGHGLNYINVRDVAKLPDMIELNIGHSIVSRAVMVGMKEAVSEMRRILDLCAP
- a CDS encoding TIGR03936 family radical SAM-associated protein: MTETSTTTDELTNAGDDSSAAMCAQQRIRYRVRFAKTGLLRWIGHQDMIRLWERIARRADLKLSMTEGFTPKPRFVFPSALALGAEGVNEVVEIELAESIAPTEMLNRLVRDNQPGLSINRVSRLPDGFGKAQLIRTDYRVSAPTGVDGHDVVINWNRIGESIDALLSKESITIERKKKAVTLVVQQQIHELRVDDESIVLSLIATNSASLRPNDVLTLLSLDNWIDGGATITRTNVHLDNEFETSDLDEIATRKQSPPASMRLTQTLQSHQAGPTPVRGA
- a CDS encoding Rne/Rng family ribonuclease, coding for MKKEMLINVLQPEECRIAVLENNRLEELYMERKSVEAFAGNIYRGKIVNLEPSIQAAFVDFGVGRNGFLHISDVEPQYFRQGGYDPAEVMRESDEMAEVAAKRARESGRGSKHAFKGGRPRVKPPIQEIFRRGDEVLVQVIKEGIGTKGPTLSTYISIPGRYLVLMPSLLRVGVSRKIEDEDDRKRLKRCLLALNPPKGLGFIVRTAGAGRKENELENDLEYLLRLWKAIVKRIKSTTEPGVIYEESDLIIRTIRDIYSDDIDQILVDEKESYEKARDFLKMCMPRVVERLKFYDSDVPLFHKYKLEQEIVKINTRQVQLRDGGSIVIDPTEALVAIDVNSGNFRGNDSAEENAFRLNMAAAKEIARQLRLRDLGGVIVNDFIDMRKESHRRKVERTLRDAMATDRARTKILRTSPFGLIEMTRQRIRPSLKRSIYNDCPCCEGRGLVKTAESMSIEVIRTLALASKNTHIERVTIRVNDQVAAHLNNRKRRDVMLLEDTGKMSVQILGSEALYPEHLELDCRDKNGERVEIDS